Below is a genomic region from Lysobacter terrestris.
CGGGTTGCTGCGCAGCAGCGCCGCGCCGGCGAAGAAGCCCAGCAATTTGCCGTACCAGCGTTTCATTCGGGCCGCGGATATCGATAAGGATGCGCAGTTTACGGCACGCCCAACGTGTCCTGCGGTCGCAGCCCCGGCCCGGCGCAGCGCGCCGGGCGTGTCGTCCAGGCCGCGCGGCATGCCGCGCACCATGCAGAGCTAAGGGAGGGCCTGGACTCACCCCTGCAAGCCACGTCCGACCGGCGTACACTGCCCGGCCCTGTCGCGCCCGCCCGCGCGCGGAGCGCAGGCAGGACGGGCCCTTGCGGCCGCTTTCCCGAGGATGTTGCCTTGCCCACGACCGTGTCCCGCCCCTACCTGCTCGAGTCCAACCTGCCCGGCCTGCACCTGCGTCACCGCGGCAAGGTGCGCGACGTATTCGATCTGCCCGGCGACCGTTTGCTGATGGTCGCCACCGACCGCCTGAGCGCGTTCGACGTGGTGCTGCCCGACCCGATCCCGGGCAAGGGCGAGATGCTCTGCCAGATCAGCAATTTCTGGTTCGGCAAGACCGAACACATCGTGCCCAACCACCTCACCGGCATCGACGTCGCCTCCGTGCTGCCCGCCGGCGTGGATGCCTCGCTGTACGACCAGCGCGCGGTGGTGACCAAGCGTCTGAAGCCGGTGCCCGTGGAATGCATCGCGCGCGGCTACGTCATCGGCAGCGGCTGGAAGGATTACCAGCGCACCGGCCGCATCAGCGGCATCGCCCTGCCCGACGGCCTGCGCCAGGCCGAGCAGCTGGCCGAACCGATCTTCACGCCCTCGACCAAGGCCGCGGTCGGCGACCACGACGAGAACATCGACTTCGACACCGTGGTGAAGACCGTCGGGCCGGACCTGGCCGAGCAGGTGCGCGACGCGACGCTGCGCCTGTACACCTACGCGCGCGACTACGCGGCGCAACGCGGCATCCTGCTGGCGGACACCAAGTTCGAGTTCGGCACCGACGCTGACGGCCGCCTGTACGTGATGGACGAGATGCTCACACCGGACTCCTCGCGCTACTGGCCCGCCGACGAATACCAAGTGGGCACCAGCCCGCCGAGCTACGACAAGCAGATCGTGCGCGACTACCTGGAGACGCTGGACTGGGACAAGACGCCGCCGGGTCCGAAGCTGCCGCAGGAAGTGATCGACCGCACGCGCGCCCGCTATGCCGAAGCGCTGCAGAAACTGGCGGGGATCTCGGTCGACTGAGCCTGGCCTTCGGAAGCAGATGCCGTGTCCGAGCTGATCGCCGCCGCGGCAGGGTTGGGGTTGGGCGCCTGGTTCCTGCTCTACTCCGATGCTAGCGACCAAGCACGCACCGGCATCGCCCTGCTGATGGTCGTCAGCGTGGTCCTGCGTCTCGGCTTCGACTACCGGGTCGCCTCCACCCTGTTGTTCGCGGTCATCGCGATCGGCGTCCTGCTGTTCCGCCGGTACCGCGGCGAACGCTGACGGCCACCTGCGCGTGGCCGCGATAGGCATACTGTCCGCATCGCCGCCGGCCCGCAGGAGCCCGCCATGAACACGCCCGCATCCGCTTCCCTGGGCCGTCCGATCGATCGCTGGTTCGCCAGCTATTCCGGCGACCATCGCAACCACACCAACCAGCTGATCCACGTGGTCTGCGTGCCGGCGATCCTGTGGAGCGTGATCGCGCTGCTGTGGTGCGTCCCGGTGCCGGCGAACCTGTTCGTGCCCGGCGCGTGGGCCGCGCTAGCCATGTTCGGCGCGTGGATGTTCTATTACCGCGCCTCGCGGCCGCTGGGCTTCGGCATGCTCGCCTCGTTCGTGCTGATGGGCTTCCTCACCCGCTGGCTGGCGGACACCTACGGCTTCACCACCCTGCTCTATCTCGCGATCGCGGTGTTCGTGATCGCCTGGATCGGCCAGTTCATCGGCCACAAGATCGAAGGGCGCAAGCCGAGCTTCCTCACCGACCTCACCTACCTGCTGATCGGCCCGGCCTGGGTGCTCGCCAAGCTCTATCGCAAGCTCGGTTGGACCTACTGAACGCCCCGCACGCCCAAGCGCCTTCC
It encodes:
- a CDS encoding phosphoribosylaminoimidazolesuccinocarboxamide synthase, with translation MSRPYLLESNLPGLHLRHRGKVRDVFDLPGDRLLMVATDRLSAFDVVLPDPIPGKGEMLCQISNFWFGKTEHIVPNHLTGIDVASVLPAGVDASLYDQRAVVTKRLKPVPVECIARGYVIGSGWKDYQRTGRISGIALPDGLRQAEQLAEPIFTPSTKAAVGDHDENIDFDTVVKTVGPDLAEQVRDATLRLYTYARDYAAQRGILLADTKFEFGTDADGRLYVMDEMLTPDSSRYWPADEYQVGTSPPSYDKQIVRDYLETLDWDKTPPGPKLPQEVIDRTRARYAEALQKLAGISVD
- a CDS encoding Mpo1 family 2-hydroxy fatty acid dioxygenase, producing the protein MNTPASASLGRPIDRWFASYSGDHRNHTNQLIHVVCVPAILWSVIALLWCVPVPANLFVPGAWAALAMFGAWMFYYRASRPLGFGMLASFVLMGFLTRWLADTYGFTTLLYLAIAVFVIAWIGQFIGHKIEGRKPSFLTDLTYLLIGPAWVLAKLYRKLGWTY